Proteins found in one Tsukamurella paurometabola DSM 20162 genomic segment:
- a CDS encoding peptide MFS transporter yields the protein MTTTPGYKPDTRFFGHPWPLVNLFGVEMWERFSFYGMQAILAYYLYYSASDGGLGYDQSVALGIVGAYSGFVYLSTIAGGWVSDRLLGAERTLFYSAILVMAGHIALAVLPGASGVIVGLVCVAIGSGGVKGNATKVVGDLYPPGDTRRDAGFSLFYMGINLGAFVGPLLTGYLQDSAGFHWGFGLAAVGMALGLTQYALTRKMLPRISQIVPNPASPKEIQTVAIGLAVALAVVAVLIGTGIITPGNLVDAVIIAVIAMSIAYFAFLLSSKRVTGEERNGILAFIPLFLSQVAFWALFQQLFSFVAVYADDRLNRNLLGWEFPASWVQSVDPVYVLIFAPIFAAMWTKLGPRQPSTPIKFAIGTAGIGVAFLAFLLMPPGANTAPLIGLLGIMLIFALAELCISPVGLSVSTKLAPRAFPSQMVALNFLSISLGSALAGRLATFYDQSNEAPYFIVLGGVAIGVGLAVALLTPMIKRLAPAVA from the coding sequence ATGACCACAACCCCCGGTTACAAACCTGACACCAGGTTCTTCGGACACCCCTGGCCCCTGGTGAACCTGTTCGGCGTCGAGATGTGGGAGCGCTTCTCCTTCTACGGGATGCAAGCGATCCTCGCCTACTACCTGTACTACTCCGCCTCCGACGGCGGCCTCGGCTACGACCAGAGCGTCGCGCTCGGCATCGTCGGCGCCTACAGCGGCTTCGTCTATCTCTCCACCATCGCCGGCGGCTGGGTCTCCGACCGCTTGCTGGGCGCGGAACGCACCCTGTTCTACTCCGCGATCCTGGTGATGGCCGGACACATCGCGCTCGCGGTGCTCCCGGGCGCGAGCGGCGTGATCGTCGGCCTGGTCTGCGTGGCGATCGGCTCGGGCGGCGTGAAGGGCAATGCCACCAAGGTGGTCGGCGATCTGTACCCGCCGGGCGACACCCGCCGCGATGCCGGCTTCTCGCTGTTCTACATGGGCATCAATCTGGGCGCCTTCGTGGGCCCCTTGCTCACCGGCTACCTGCAGGATTCGGCTGGCTTCCATTGGGGCTTCGGATTGGCCGCGGTGGGTATGGCGCTGGGCCTGACTCAGTACGCGCTCACCCGAAAGATGCTACCCCGGATCAGCCAGATCGTGCCGAACCCGGCATCGCCCAAAGAGATCCAGACCGTGGCAATCGGCCTCGCGGTGGCCCTGGCCGTCGTGGCCGTGTTGATCGGGACCGGGATCATCACGCCGGGCAACCTCGTCGATGCGGTGATCATCGCCGTGATCGCGATGTCGATCGCCTACTTCGCCTTCCTGCTCAGCAGCAAGCGGGTCACCGGCGAGGAGCGCAACGGCATCCTCGCCTTCATCCCGCTGTTCCTATCGCAGGTCGCGTTCTGGGCCCTGTTCCAACAGTTGTTCTCGTTCGTCGCGGTGTACGCCGACGACCGCCTGAACCGCAATCTGCTGGGCTGGGAGTTCCCCGCGTCGTGGGTGCAGTCGGTCGACCCGGTGTACGTGCTGATCTTCGCGCCGATCTTCGCGGCGATGTGGACCAAGCTCGGCCCGCGCCAGCCGAGCACCCCGATCAAGTTCGCGATCGGCACCGCCGGGATCGGCGTGGCCTTCCTCGCCTTCCTGCTGATGCCGCCCGGCGCGAACACCGCGCCGCTGATCGGCCTGCTGGGCATCATGCTCATCTTCGCCCTCGCCGAACTGTGCATCTCGCCGGTGGGCCTGAGCGTGTCGACGAAGCTGGCGCCGCGCGCCTTCCCGTCGCAGATGGTGGCGTTGAACTTCCTGTCGATCAGTCTCGGTTCCGCCCTCGCCGGCCGGCTCGCCACGTTCTACGATCAGAGCAACGAGGCACCGTACTTCATCGTCCTCGGCGGTGTCGCGATCGGCGTGGGACTGGCCGTCGCCCTGCTCACCCCGATGATCAAGCGCCTCGCCCCCGCGGTCGCCTAA
- a CDS encoding GMC family oxidoreductase → MASDEYDYIVVGAGSAGAVVAARLTEDPGTSVLLLEAGGEADADEIQIPLAFASLFKTKWDWNYTTTPQKHLDDRTTYWPRMKALGGCSSMNAMIYIRGNHSDYNAWANDFGADGWSYDEVLPYFTKAEGNTSLGDRYHGTSGPLNVEDRVYTHPLVDAWVDSAVSFGLARNGDFNGATQDGAGRYQVTCKGGRRWSTDKAYIEPARSRPNLTVALGATARHIDFDGDRACGITFAQGGSEHSARARKEVILSGGTVNSPQLLMLSGIGPAEHLAEHGIDVRVALPGVGENLHDHPIVPVIFDTHGSTDLMEAQNLKNLLRWKIRGTGPLASNAGEAGGFFRSREDLDLPDLQYHVMASGFYDNMLHEPTARGLVCGPTLVNVASRGRLRLRSANPDWHPSLEPNYFEAPEDLEAMLVGTRAAFELCQQGPLARYLGKPWHLPEKPTEDDYLAHIRQYAQTLFHPVGTCAMGSGEGAVVDSQLRVRGTEGLRVVDASVMPMITRGNTNAPTIMIAEKAADEIRRSA, encoded by the coding sequence GTGGCGTCGGACGAATACGACTACATCGTGGTGGGGGCGGGCAGCGCGGGAGCCGTCGTGGCCGCGCGGCTCACCGAAGATCCCGGTACGAGCGTGCTACTCCTGGAAGCGGGCGGCGAGGCCGACGCCGACGAGATCCAGATCCCACTGGCCTTCGCCTCGCTGTTCAAGACCAAGTGGGATTGGAACTACACCACCACCCCCCAGAAACACCTCGACGATCGCACCACCTACTGGCCGCGGATGAAGGCGCTGGGCGGCTGTTCGTCGATGAACGCGATGATCTACATCCGCGGCAACCACAGCGACTACAACGCGTGGGCGAACGACTTCGGTGCCGACGGATGGTCGTACGACGAGGTGCTCCCCTACTTCACGAAGGCCGAGGGCAACACCAGCCTGGGCGATCGGTACCACGGCACCAGCGGCCCGCTCAACGTCGAGGACCGGGTCTACACCCACCCCCTGGTGGACGCATGGGTCGACAGCGCGGTGTCCTTCGGCTTGGCCCGCAACGGCGACTTCAACGGCGCCACCCAGGACGGCGCCGGCCGCTACCAGGTGACGTGCAAGGGAGGACGGCGCTGGTCTACGGACAAGGCATACATCGAACCCGCACGCAGCCGCCCGAATCTCACGGTGGCACTCGGCGCCACGGCCCGGCACATCGACTTCGACGGCGATCGCGCCTGCGGGATCACCTTCGCGCAGGGCGGTTCCGAGCACTCCGCGCGAGCGCGCAAGGAGGTGATCCTGTCCGGTGGCACGGTGAATTCACCGCAGCTGCTGATGCTCTCGGGTATCGGCCCCGCCGAACACCTGGCCGAGCACGGGATCGACGTGCGGGTGGCACTGCCCGGGGTGGGAGAGAACCTGCATGACCATCCGATCGTGCCGGTGATCTTCGATACTCACGGCAGCACCGATCTGATGGAAGCGCAGAACCTGAAGAACCTGCTGCGCTGGAAGATCCGGGGCACGGGGCCGCTCGCCTCCAATGCGGGGGAGGCCGGCGGGTTCTTTCGCTCGCGCGAGGATCTCGATCTGCCCGATCTTCAGTACCACGTCATGGCCTCGGGCTTCTACGACAACATGCTGCACGAGCCCACCGCTCGCGGCCTCGTGTGCGGCCCCACGCTGGTGAACGTAGCCAGCCGCGGCCGACTCCGACTGCGTTCGGCGAACCCGGACTGGCATCCGTCCTTGGAGCCCAACTACTTCGAGGCGCCGGAGGATCTGGAGGCGATGCTCGTGGGCACTCGTGCAGCGTTCGAGCTGTGCCAGCAAGGTCCGCTCGCGCGGTATCTCGGCAAGCCCTGGCACCTTCCCGAGAAGCCGACCGAGGACGACTACCTGGCACACATCCGGCAGTACGCGCAAACGCTGTTCCACCCGGTGGGCACCTGTGCCATGGGGTCCGGAGAGGGTGCCGTGGTCGATTCTCAGCTCCGGGTCCGCGGCACCGAGGGTCTGCGGGTGGTCGACGCCTCGGTGATGCCGATGATCACCCGCGGAAACACCAACGCTCCCACCATCATGATCGCCGAGAAGGCGGCCGACGAGATCAGGAGGTCAGCATGA